The DNA segment CTCCGAGGCGATCTCGCGGCCCTTCAGCCGACGCCCGGCGCGGGCGAGCGCCAGCACCGATCGCACTGCATAATCGCCCGTCTGGCCCAGCTCGATCCGCATGACAACCTTGAGTTTACAGCTAAAGGTTCCTATGGTAAATCTTTAGTTGGTGACTTAGGGTTATGGGCGCAAGAGACGCAGTGGACCGGCCGGCCGGACGTCGCGGGGTGACGGGCCTGTATCACCGCTCGGCGCAGGTGTGGGCGGCGGGGGCTCTCCTGGCGATGCTGCTGCCGCCTGGTGTGCGGCTGGGCTGGTGGCTTCCTCTCCATCTGGCGCTCGCCGGTGCCGTCTCGCAGTCGATCGTGGGTGGTCAGTTCCAGTTTTCCTCTGCGCTGGCGATGGCTCCTCCCTCGTCCCCGGTGTTCCCATTGGTCCGTCTGGGCGTCATGAACGTAGGTGCTCTTCTCATCGTCCTCGGTCGAGTGATCGGATCCCCGGAGACCCTCGTCGTCGGCGCCGCCGCGCTCGGGAGCGCGATCCTGTGGGCGGCCGTCGCCGTGGACGGGATCTGGCGGCGTTCGATCGTGCGACGCTTCCCTGCCACTCGCGGGTTCTATCTCCTTGCGAGCGTGAGCATGCTTGGGGGTGCCGCGCTCGGCGCAGTCCTGGGCGGCGGGGCGTTCCAGTCCGGTGAGGCCTACCTGTCGCACCGGCTGACGCACATGAGCCTGAACCTGTTCGGCTGGGCGGGACTTACCATCCTGGGAACGCTTATCACCTTCCTGCCGACCGTACTCCACGTCCGCGTACCGGCGGCGCGCGCCGCCGCGGCGACGCCGGCTGTGATCTTCTGCGGCCTCGGGCTGCTCGCGGCCGGCCTGGCTGCCGGCTTTGACGCTCTGGCGACGGCCGGCGGGTTGGGGTTCGCGGCGGGCCTCGCGCTGTTCGGACGCCAGGTCTTCGGTGTCCTCCGTCAGAGGCGTCCGCGCGCGGTCCCGGTTGTCGCTCGCCACCTGTTCGCCGGCCTCGGGTGGCTCGCCGTTGTGACGGTCGTGCAGGTGCCGCTGCTCGCGCGCGGCGATGCGGCGGCGCTGCGCGACCTGTGGGTCGTGGGGATCGGTGGCGGGCTGGTGCTGCAGGCGGTGATCGGATCCTGGGCGTTCCTGCTGCCGATGTCCCGGCCGACCACGCCGGCGCGCAAGGGTCGCGAGCTGGTGGCCTTCGAGGTCGGCGCCCGCGCGCAGGTCCTCGCCTACAACGCGGGTCTGGCGCTGGTGCTCCTCGCGCTACGCGGGTTCCTCCCGGGGCAAGCTGGGGCGGCGGGGATCGCGCTGGCCTGGTCGGCGGCGGCTTGGGCGCTCGCAAAGACCGTGGTGTTTCCGATGATGGCGCGCCAGCGTCGGGTGCACCGCGCCGCCGAGGAGTGGTGGTCACCGCGCGACGCGGGCCAGAGATCCGCAGCAGAGAGGTGAGCAGCGATGAAGACGATGCCCGAAGTTCCCACCCAACAGCCCACGGCGCCACCGCCGCGGGATCCACGGCATGCCCACCGGGGGCTGAGCACCCTGTTCGGGGTGATGCTCATCCTGGTCGCCGTGCTCGCACTCATCACCGCGCTCATCGGGGGCGGCGACGTGCCGTCGAAGACCGACGCGGAGCTCAAGCTCACGCCGAAGGCCGAACTGCCGGTGATCGAGGCGCGGGAGGCGGTGAATTGGACCCATGCTCCAAACGTGCCGCCGCGGATCGATCGGAACGGGCAAGCACGGCTGGTGGTCAACTGGAGGGCGACCGAGTTCGTCGGCGACCTCGACGCGGCGAACAACGTCCGCTACTCGTACTGGGGCTTCGAGGGCTCAGTCCCCGGCCCGATCCTGCGGGCGCGGGTCGGAGACCTGGTCGAGGTCCATCTGACCAACGCCGCGGGCAACACCCATCCGCACAACATCGACTTCCATTTCGCAACGGGGCCCGGCGGCGGGGCGTCTGCGCTCAACGTCTCACCGGGTGAGACGGCAATCGTCGAGGTGCGCGCGCTGGCACCGGGGATCTACATGTACCACTGCGCCACGCCCGACATCCCCACCCATATCGCCAACGGCATGTACGGGTTCGTGATCGTCGAGCCCGAGGAAGGATTGCCGCCGGTCGATCACGAGCTGTACGTCGTGCAGTCCGAGTTCTACACCGCGCCCGGCGGCAAGGCGGCGCCCCTGACGCTGGATGTGAAGAAGCTCGACCTCGAGGAGCCCGACTACGTCGTGTTCAACGGCGCCACCGGCTCCCTGATGGGCGACAGCGCGCCACAGGTCAAGGTCGGGGATCGCGTTCGGATCTGGTTCGGGAACGCGGGGCCGCAGCTCATCTCTTCGTTCCACGTGATCGGCGAGATCTTCGACCGCGTGTACCGCGAGGGCGACCTCGTCTCGCCGCCCGCCCGGGGGGTGCAGACGACGCTCGTACCGGCCGGCGGTGCGACGGCGGTCGAGCTGACCGTCGACGTCCCCGGCACCTACCTGCTCGTGGATCACGCGATCGCTCGCACGGTCCACAAGGGAGCCCTCGGCTCGATCATGGCGGAGGGCGCGGCGAACCCGGAGGTTTTCGCACCCGGCGCGGACAACCCGCCGCCGGCCGGCGATGACGGCCACGGCGGCGAACCCGCCGGGCAGCCCGTCACGATCACCCAGGGAGCCTGGGATCAGGCCAACGCAGAGCACGCGTACGACCCCGCCGTGATCCGGGTCAAGGCCGGAACGACCGTTACCTGGACCAACGGCGACGAGGTCGCACACACCGTGACGGCCGACGACGGAAGCTTCGATTCCGGGTTCCTGAACGCCGGCCAGTCCTGGAGTCACACGTTCACCGAGCCGGGAACCTACGCCTACCACTGCATCCCGCATCCCTGGATGAAGGGAACCGTTTTCGTCTCGTAGCCGAGCGAGCCCCGGAAGGCAGGGCCCGGTGAGCAGCTCCGCTGGCCGGCTCACGGCCATCCGGCCCGGCGGCCCGGGGCCCGTCCGCTCTGGTGGCCGTGGCGCGCCGCCGGGTGAGATGAGGAAGGGATGGAAGTCCAGACGATGTCGATGTTCTTCGCGCTCCTCACGGTGGTCGCGAACCTCGTCGTGCTGTCCGCGTCCGGGCTCTGGGTGTGGGGCAAGCTGACCGGGTACGGGAGCGAAGGAGCGGAAGGGCTGCGAGCGTGGATCGCCCCGCGGCCCTGCCGCTGGCCTGGGCGGTCGCTCTCGTCGCCACGACCGGGAGTCTCTACTACTCGGAGGTGGCGGGGTACGTCCCGTGCACGATCTGCTGGTACCAGCGCGTCGCGATGTACCCCATGGCGCTGGTGCTCTGCATCGCCTCTTTCCGCCGCGACTCGGCCATGCCCGGCTACAACGCGGCCGATGCGCTCGAAGCCTTGTCGCGGATCACGGAAGCCGCGATCGGCCCCGAGGCGGCCGCCACCGTCGACCAGCAGGTCGTCTGCGACCTGCCGGCGCGCGCGCTGGTCGAGGCGGCTGTGGGGAAGGAGCTGTTGGTTCTCGGCGCGCGTGGGCTGGGCGGGTTCCGCGGTCTGCTGGTCGGTTCAGTCAGCCAGCGCTGCCTCCGTCACAGCGCAACCCCGGTCGCCATCATCCGCAAGATCCCCGACGGACCGACCAACCGGGAAGAACGGGTCGTCGCCGCCGTCGACGGATCGGACACGGCGAACAGAGCGCTGCGGTGGGCGCTCGAAGCGGCTCGAGTGCGAGGGGCTACCCTCGAGGTGGTCCATGCATGGCTTCCGCCATACATCGGCGGACTGGCGACCACTCCCTCTGAGAGCAGGCCGTACGAGCACGCTTCTCGGCAGGTCATCGACGCGGCGCTTGCCGCGGTCGACGCGGATACGTTCGACGTTCCGATCAGGCCCATCTCGATCGAACGCTCGCCGGCGGGCGCGATCCTGGATGCTGCGGAGGGCGCGGATCTGGTGGTGATGGGCTCGCGCGGGCTCGGGGTGTTCAAGGGAGTGCTGATCGGATCAGTCGCGACGCAGGTGACGAACCACGCGACCTGTCCCGTGGTCGTCGTGCCCCCGAGCCGGCTCCAGATCGGCGAGGGCCCACGCAGACGGGCTGCACTCGAGTGACGTTGGGAGCTGAGATGCGTGCGCTGCTCGGCTGAAAGCGGTTCACGGCAATCATTATCGTCGGCCGGCCAGCGCGGATTCAGAGTGGGAATCACCTCTGTGTCGCGGCCGGCGGGACACCGAAGCTTCGACCGCTGACGAGGGCCGTCTCGATCCGCAGGAAGCGGTCGGCGGACCCGTCCCTGAACGCCCAGGCGCGCAGCGGTAGGGCGCGAGCCTCCGCCAACTCGGAGGGATCGGTGATCTCCGAGCCCTGTCCGCAGATGAGGACGCTCCATCCCCACGCTCCGGCGGGATCGTGGTCGTCGACCTCGAATGCCACTACCCGCTGGTGGATGGCAGCATCCAGTTTGGTCCCGGGAACGGTGCGGATGACGATCTGATCGCCTGCGAGGGCGAAGTTGACGGGCAGGATCGCGGGAAGGGCCTGGATGCTCACGCCGAGCCGGCCTACCGTAACCGTTGCCAGCAGTGCTAAGCACTGCTCGCGGGTGAGCTCCTCCAATCGCTCAACGGGAGATGCGGTCGGGGATGCCTCAAGGTCGTGCTTCATCGCGTCAGGGTTGAGGGATCATGGACGACCGCCCAGGACCCGACCTCGCATCGGCCTTTGGGGTTCCGCTGGAAGGATCGTGGTCTCGTGATCGACTCTTGCCTCCC comes from the Actinomycetota bacterium genome and includes:
- the nirK gene encoding copper-containing nitrite reductase translates to MKTMPEVPTQQPTAPPPRDPRHAHRGLSTLFGVMLILVAVLALITALIGGGDVPSKTDAELKLTPKAELPVIEAREAVNWTHAPNVPPRIDRNGQARLVVNWRATEFVGDLDAANNVRYSYWGFEGSVPGPILRARVGDLVEVHLTNAAGNTHPHNIDFHFATGPGGGASALNVSPGETAIVEVRALAPGIYMYHCATPDIPTHIANGMYGFVIVEPEEGLPPVDHELYVVQSEFYTAPGGKAAPLTLDVKKLDLEEPDYVVFNGATGSLMGDSAPQVKVGDRVRIWFGNAGPQLISSFHVIGEIFDRVYREGDLVSPPARGVQTTLVPAGGATAVELTVDVPGTYLLVDHAIARTVHKGALGSIMAEGAANPEVFAPGADNPPPAGDDGHGGEPAGQPVTITQGAWDQANAEHAYDPAVIRVKAGTTVTWTNGDEVAHTVTADDGSFDSGFLNAGQSWSHTFTEPGTYAYHCIPHPWMKGTVFVS
- a CDS encoding universal stress protein — its product is MDRPAALPLAWAVALVATTGSLYYSEVAGYVPCTICWYQRVAMYPMALVLCIASFRRDSAMPGYNAADALEALSRITEAAIGPEAAATVDQQVVCDLPARALVEAAVGKELLVLGARGLGGFRGLLVGSVSQRCLRHSATPVAIIRKIPDGPTNREERVVAAVDGSDTANRALRWALEAARVRGATLEVVHAWLPPYIGGLATTPSESRPYEHASRQVIDAALAAVDADTFDVPIRPISIERSPAGAILDAAEGADLVVMGSRGLGVFKGVLIGSVATQVTNHATCPVVVVPPSRLQIGEGPRRRAALE
- a CDS encoding pyridoxamine 5'-phosphate oxidase family protein, which codes for MKHDLEASPTASPVERLEELTREQCLALLATVTVGRLGVSIQALPAILPVNFALAGDQIVIRTVPGTKLDAAIHQRVVAFEVDDHDPAGAWGWSVLICGQGSEITDPSELAEARALPLRAWAFRDGSADRFLRIETALVSGRSFGVPPAATQR